A part of Halictus rubicundus isolate RS-2024b chromosome 4, iyHalRubi1_principal, whole genome shotgun sequence genomic DNA contains:
- the LOC143353666 gene encoding uncharacterized protein LOC143353666, with protein sequence MLPQRSTLRSISVALKCARPRRGRQTVIDKGTLRTPDDKDLFTEHDRRHVIRRTHVTNSVSESQANRQTDGYAAPSAVQQPLLASFYRATICVTANDLNAVGSFIGST encoded by the exons ATGTTGCCGCAGCGTTCGACCTTAAGATCG ATATCGGTAGCATTAAAGTGTGCGCGGCCGCGTCGGGGACGTCAAACTGTCATTGATAAGGGAACGCTGAGAACCCCGGACGATAAGGACTTGTTCACGGAGCATGACCGACGCCACGTGATTCGTCGGACGCACGTGACCAACAGCGTGTCAGAGAGTCAGGCAAATAGACAGACAGACGGATACGCGGCTCCTTCGGCCGTGCAACAACCACTTCTTGCATCTTTCTACCGAGCAACGATTTGCGTCACCGCGAACGACCTGAATGCAGTCGGCTCATTTATTGGGTCCACGTGA